From one Lactiplantibacillus paraplantarum genomic stretch:
- a CDS encoding LacI family DNA-binding transcriptional regulator, which yields MKPKLNDVAKLAGVSATTVSRVINNHGYLSSQTKEKVFAAMRELHYQPNNMARSLQGKNTRLIGVIFSDISNPFFGELVSRIEKILFAKNYKVILCNSADDPQKERDYLQMLMANQVDGIIAGAHNLGIEEYQQYGLPIISFDRYLSDNIPIVSSDNYQGGWLATQTLHQAGATNVAIFTGKSHAGSPTNGRREGYEAYLAAQQLTPHVHELPFELTPALKMMEIKTIMTQHQYDGIFCSDDLTALLVLNVARQLSLTVPEQLRVVGYDGTALMRDYHSELTTVEQPLADISTLLVSLLLQRIEDANCTLESKYTLPVKLIKGITA from the coding sequence ATGAAACCAAAATTAAATGATGTTGCCAAGCTAGCGGGGGTCTCAGCGACTACGGTTTCCCGGGTCATTAATAACCATGGCTACCTGAGTAGTCAGACTAAAGAAAAAGTTTTCGCGGCGATGCGAGAACTGCATTATCAGCCGAATAATATGGCACGCTCACTGCAAGGAAAGAATACGCGCTTAATTGGCGTCATCTTTTCAGATATTAGTAATCCGTTCTTTGGTGAACTGGTGTCCCGGATTGAAAAAATCTTATTTGCTAAAAATTATAAGGTGATTTTATGTAATAGTGCGGATGATCCGCAAAAAGAACGCGACTACTTACAAATGTTAATGGCTAATCAGGTTGATGGGATTATTGCTGGTGCCCACAACTTAGGCATTGAAGAATATCAACAATACGGCCTTCCGATTATTTCATTTGACCGGTACTTATCCGACAATATTCCCATCGTTAGTTCGGATAATTACCAGGGGGGCTGGCTAGCAACCCAGACATTGCATCAGGCGGGGGCGACTAACGTGGCTATTTTTACAGGTAAGTCACACGCGGGTTCGCCAACGAATGGTCGCCGTGAAGGCTATGAAGCCTACTTAGCGGCCCAACAGCTAACACCCCATGTCCATGAATTACCGTTTGAATTGACCCCCGCGCTGAAGATGATGGAAATTAAGACGATTATGACACAACATCAGTATGATGGTATTTTTTGTAGTGATGATTTGACCGCTTTACTAGTGCTCAACGTCGCGCGACAACTGTCATTAACGGTTCCTGAGCAATTACGCGTTGTTGGTTATGATGGCACGGCGCTCATGCGTGATTATCATTCTGAATTAACAACAGTAGAACAGCCGTTAGCGGATATTAGCACGTTACTGGTTTCTCTACTATTGCAGCGGATTGAGGATGCGAATTGTACACTGGAATCAAAATATACATTACCAGTTAAGCTCATCAAGGGCATTACCGCGTAA